The sequence GCGTCTGATCAGAAGTCAAAGCGGTTTGATGAGATATCCCACAGGCTGGAGTTCGATCGCGCGGATGTCAAGCGTTCGGAGACTCGTCTGGCTCAGATCAAAGCCGAGCTTGTCGATCTGGAGTCTAAGCAAAAGGAACTCGATACTCTTGCGCCAAAGCTCGATGAGTATGAGCATGCCAAGACTGAGTATCGAAAGCTCTCGGAACTTCAGAAGCACGAGGGCGATCGCCAGCGCCTAGCTGGTCAGATTGCAGCGATTGAGCAGGATATCAAGCGTCTGCAGTCGCGTGACAACGAACTATCCAAGTCGGATGAACAGCAGTTGCGAGCATCAGCGGAATTAGCAGCCGGTGAGCAAGCGCTCGCCAAGGCTGAAGAGATGTTGCGCACAGCGAGAGAGAGTAAGATAGCTCAGGAGCATACGGACAAGGCTCAAATTGATAATCTCCAGTCGAGACAAATTGAGATCGAAGCCAAGCGCGCACAAATAGCTGAAGCTGGAGCCGAGGGCGCTTGTCCGACTTGCGAACGTCCTCTCGGAGACGAGCTGCCCACAGTCCTTGCAAACTTCGATGCGCAGATAAAAGATATCACCGACCGGATTGAGCGAATACAGAGCCTGGCTCAAGCGCGTGAATCCGAATCGGCGCAGATCGAAAAGATGGAAGCGGAGCGCGCCGGTGTCACAGCCCAGATCGAGCAGCTCAGAAGTGAGAAATCGGCTGCGGATGCGCTTGTAGCGGAGAAAAAGAAGCTCAATGAGCAGATAAAGTCACGTATGGCTGAGCATGAGTCCATGCGCAATCAAATCGAGTCGATTCCAGGCGGTTTTGATCAAACCAGGTATGCCGAACTCCGCAAGGCAGGCGACGAACTCCGACCTGTCCATGACTGCGCCATAGCCCTGAAATCTGCTTTGGAACGTCTACCGGTTGTTCGCACTGAAATGTCGGAACTCGAAGCAGGGCTTACAGCCAGGACAAGCGAGATCGCAGCGTCCGAGAAAGTGCTTGCAGATCTTTCTTTCTCGCCTGATGATCGTGATAAGCTGCTGCGCGATTTTGAAGAGGCAGCAGCCGCGCTCAACGCATCGGCGCTCCAGCTCGAACGCCAGCGCGGCGAGGTGAACATTGCCGGCGCTCTGCTTACAGCAATCGAGCGTGAAGAGGAGCAGTATAAGTCCAAGCTGGAGGATTTGAAACTCAAGCGCTCAGAGCGATTGCATCTTGAGACTCTCGCCCAGGCTATGGACAAACTCAGAGCCGAGCTGAATGACCGCATCCGACCCGAGCTTGAAGCCATAGCAAGTGAGCTTTTGGCTATGATGACAGACGGCCGCTACGATACTCTCGAAATCAACGACAGCTACCAGGCAACCATCCGTGACGATGGCGAACTCAAGCCGGTAATTTCAGGCGGGGAGGACGATATCGTAAACCTTGCTTTGCGGCTTGCGATATCTCAGATGATAGCCGACCGCGCGGGCCAGTCGTTCTCGCTGCTGGTTTTGGATGAGGTATTTGGTTCTCTGGATGATAACCGCCGCGACAACGTGATCTCACTCCTGCAAAACCTCAAGAACAGGTTTGAGCAGATTATTTTGATAACTCACGTCGAGTCGATCCATGATGCAGTGGATAACTGTTTGTGGGTAGCTTTTGACGAGCGTACAAAGACAAGCCGACTCATAGACCGCGTCGAGCAGCCAATGGCCGGCATCACACTTTAGAAAACGAAAGCTATTTCTTCTTCTTTTCTTCTCTAAGTCTCGCCTTGTAGCTTTCCTGCGCTCGTTTTCTGGTTTTCTTCAGTTCTTTAGCTCTGACTCTCAGCTTCGTTCACCCCCACACTTGATGTGAGCTTATTATAGGACCACCTCCGCGTAGTGTCAAGATAGGCAGATAAGATACAATTGTAATATGGTAAAATCGCGGACAAATTTTCTTCGTGGCATCAGTAGACACTTATCCGTCGGAATTCTTAAGTAAAAAGGCACATGATGAGATAATTATGAGCATAACCTTAAGTAAAAGAAGGAGTTTTATTCGGCATACTGGAAATAACTATGTAATAAACTCAACTGCAACACTGTCTCAGTATTTGCGAAGATGGTTTTCTTGTGGGATAATAAGCAGAGCTTAAGAAACGGTTACAAAGTTTCTAACCTCTTTTTTTACGGAGGCAATGCATCAATGTATTATTGGAATAAAGATGCCGAATGTGTAGACCGGGGTGAGTTGGACGCGCTGCGCAACTATCGGTTGCTGAAAACAGTCAGGCATGCTTATGAAAATGTTCCAGCCTATAAGCGCAAGTTCGACGAAATAGGTCTGCGCCCCGAACATATACGCGGCATTGAGGATCTGCCGAAGCTGCCGTTTACAAACAAGACAGACTTCCGAGATAATTATCCGTTTGGAATGTATGCCGTGCCCATGGACAAGGTTGTAAGAGTCCATGCCAGTTCAGGCACCACGGGAAAGGCTGTTGTCGTCGGCTACACGCAGGGCGATATAGCAACATGGGCCGAGATGATAGCACGGACTCTCGGCGCGGGCGGAACTTGCAAAGGCGATGTTGTGCAGAATGCATATGGCTATGGTCTGTTTACCGGCGGGTTGGGTGCGCACTATGGCGCCGAGCGCATAGGCGCATCGGTCGTGCCTATTTCGGGTGGCAATACCAAGCGCCAGATTCAGATAATGCAGGATTTTGGGAGCACAGTCCTGTGTTGCACTCCCAGTTATGCGGAGTTGATTGGCGAGACGGCGCATGAGATGGGTGTCGATACATCCAAGTTGCCGCTTCGCGCAGCATTTCTTGGCGCTGAGCCGTGGACCGAGGCTATGCGGCGAAAAATCGAAGAGCTGCTCAATATTGATGCGCTGGATATTTATGGTCTGAGCGAAGTGATGGGCCCCGGCGTTTCATATGAGTGCATGGAAAAGAATGGCCTGCATATAAACGAAGATCATTTCATTGCAGAGATAGTAGACCCGGAGACCGGCGAACCGCTGCCGCCCGGAAGCAAGGGCGAGCTTGTATTTACAAGTCTTACAAAGGAAGCTCTTCCAATTCTGCGCTATCGCACCCATGATATTACTTATATTGATGACTCACCATGCCCATGTGGTCGCACCTTCCACAAGATGCATCGGATCATGGGCCGCACGGACGA comes from Armatimonadota bacterium and encodes:
- a CDS encoding AAA family ATPase, whose translation is MKLISLELKNFRQHADSAITFTDGVTGIIGPNGSGKSTVLEALAWALYGAPAVRGTNDTIRTKASEGGAKVNVTLTFDLGGSVYKVTRTLDGHGRSGSAVLEVDGRPLRSGMTEVSESITKLLGMDYRAFFTSFFTGQKALEFMAAMDGRARAASIGKMLGYDRVTKARDKANEDRKGLNREIEGLEKGLADPEELKERKKEAHARLAGAKSSLSEAEKVQKTSTDIVDKLKPLKEASDQKSKRFDEISHRLEFDRADVKRSETRLAQIKAELVDLESKQKELDTLAPKLDEYEHAKTEYRKLSELQKHEGDRQRLAGQIAAIEQDIKRLQSRDNELSKSDEQQLRASAELAAGEQALAKAEEMLRTARESKIAQEHTDKAQIDNLQSRQIEIEAKRAQIAEAGAEGACPTCERPLGDELPTVLANFDAQIKDITDRIERIQSLAQARESESAQIEKMEAERAGVTAQIEQLRSEKSAADALVAEKKKLNEQIKSRMAEHESMRNQIESIPGGFDQTRYAELRKAGDELRPVHDCAIALKSALERLPVVRTEMSELEAGLTARTSEIAASEKVLADLSFSPDDRDKLLRDFEEAAAALNASALQLERQRGEVNIAGALLTAIEREEEQYKSKLEDLKLKRSERLHLETLAQAMDKLRAELNDRIRPELEAIASELLAMMTDGRYDTLEINDSYQATIRDDGELKPVISGGEDDIVNLALRLAISQMIADRAGQSFSLLVLDEVFGSLDDNRRDNVISLLQNLKNRFEQIILITHVESIHDAVDNCLWVAFDERTKTSRLIDRVEQPMAGITL
- a CDS encoding phenylacetate--CoA ligase, which encodes MYYWNKDAECVDRGELDALRNYRLLKTVRHAYENVPAYKRKFDEIGLRPEHIRGIEDLPKLPFTNKTDFRDNYPFGMYAVPMDKVVRVHASSGTTGKAVVVGYTQGDIATWAEMIARTLGAGGTCKGDVVQNAYGYGLFTGGLGAHYGAERIGASVVPISGGNTKRQIQIMQDFGSTVLCCTPSYAELIGETAHEMGVDTSKLPLRAAFLGAEPWTEAMRRKIEELLNIDALDIYGLSEVMGPGVSYECMEKNGLHINEDHFIAEIVDPETGEPLPPGSKGELVFTSLTKEALPILRYRTHDITYIDDSPCPCGRTFHKMHRIMGRTDDMLIVRGVNVFPSQIESVLMEMEGTEPHYMIVVDRSEGEMDTMEVWVEVSPELVSDEVRTLENMERKIAGELHSLLGISLKVKLVEPKSIPRSEGKAKRVVDRRELYQ